In the genome of Leishmania braziliensis MHOM/BR/75/M2904 contig, possible fusion of chromosomes 20 and 34, one region contains:
- a CDS encoding putative protein kinase, producing MQVDIGNNTVRQNFSSIVSSEEIRQLNDRLYQEYAGGTSGQATAASHQESRDLGFRESQRRAYPDAAEGAARVPSHHEAVFRSPRPSSLGSRHSHPQHAVRQHGSTSHSRPVRPQSPEGIVLPSRQGVVGVSQIHPVPWIAIPGSRGTPIYNVSASSGGNSSAITQGVNNYTVQPQYAKPPSPQQQQSPEVFRRARPSSAPMAAVTSPQRRQQGLPDAAHNGDGGGCVPEALDGAHKHAGDNPSKGMIEKEPDRNRRDHEGSGNSKDKPAALAVPKLAQTKIQIGMRLRRWIVINRIGAGSFGETFTAIEVDGTAEEEDSLTVTSENLKLVDNLPPLGERNEVCIKVEQENKNVLRLEALALKKVQSCTQVVRYLGSGCTNGMNFLVMEKLGSNLAELRRRSQHGTFNIYTTLKAGVSCLTAIRGVHDLGLVHRDIKPSNFVTGLPGTSHHTTCYLIDFGLARRFRRSNGEIRPPRENAGFRGTSRYASVASHHHQELGRVDDLWSLLFMLVEFATGTLPWRKYKEKDDIGRCKEESISPHLVRNLPREFQPFLAHLQTLRYEDEPDYDLLLTLMYRALERRGYPANKPVEWEIDPSIADSGIDAGGAAVIDIAASVPHGPVARPQDASPAHDVVGNGHLVEGGASGRPPHVGPHRTAPQPGDVEIASQEAVNTPLPSGLANGATACKYPAEAVHLHNSGTIRVSEVDVGVSGAGQDSVHVNAALSVDASMQNQRQLPQGGTPDIRCCIGALAIDSSDTPRPPLSSVEYNPKDYSPFENGLELHNRPPAPVSHSHNAAAPNANRAIDGSAAGPSANSALQSKFFRQRREETDNHNGLKLHTNYELHANDRDPLEGNKRGSVLPSIRMGGRTTDLDADLECNEQGKTQKGKESRWTPKKKSRCECVVM from the coding sequence ATGCAAGTCGATATCGGCAACAACACGGTTCGGCAGAACTTCAGCAGCATCGTCTCCAGTGAGGAGATCCGTCAGCTCAACGATCGTCTTTATCAGGAGTACGCCGGCGGCACATCTGGCCAAGCAACCGCAGCGAGTCACCAGGAAAGTCGCGATCTTGGCTTCAGGGAATCCCAGCGTCGTGCGTATCccgacgctgctgaaggagcaGCCCGTGTACCAAGTCACCACGAAGCCGTCTTCCGCTCGCCTCGTCCCTCGTCCCTCGGTTCCCGCCACTCGCATCCCCAGCACGCGGTGAGGCAGCACGGCAGCACCTCACACAGCCGCCCTGTGCGGCCGCAGTCGCCTGAAGGGATCGTTCTTCCGTCACGACAGGGAGTCGTCGGGGTATCGCAGATCCACCCAGTACCGTGGATAGCCATCCCGGGAAGCAGGGGCACGCCCATCTACAACGTGTCTGCCTCAAGCGGGGGTAACAGCTCTGCTATAACTCAGGGTGTGAATAACTACACTGTGCAACCGCAGTACGCTAAGCCGCCGTCcccgcaacagcagcagtcacCAGAGGTCTTTCGCAGAGCACGAccgtcgtcggcgccgaTGGCCGCCGTCACCTCACCTCAGCGCCGACAACAGGGCTTGCCCGATGCGGCGCATAACGGCGACGGGGGCGGCTGTGTGCCAGAAGCCTTAGACggcgcacacaagcacgccGGAGACAACCCCAGTAAAGGGATGATCGAGAAGGAGCCCGACAGGAACCGCAGGGACCATGAAGGCAGCGGCAACTCCAAGGATAAACCAGCTGCACTGGCCGTCCCAAAGCTAGCACAGACGAAGATTCAGATAGGCATGCGCTTGCGTCGATGGATCGTAATCAACCGCATCGGTGCCGGGTCCTTTGGAGAGACGTTTACGGCGATAGAGGTGGACGGCACggctgaggaagaggatAGCCTTACTGTAACCTCAGAGAACTTGAAGCTGGTCGATAATTTGCCTCCGCTGGGGGAGCGCAATGAGGTGTGTATTAAGGTAGAACAAGAGAACAAAAATGTACTGCGACTGGAGGCGCTTGCCCTCAAGAAGGTGCAGTCGTGCACCCAGGTGGTGCGCTACCTTGGAAGCGGCTGCACAAATGGAATGAATTTTCTAGTGATGGAGAAGTTAGGTTCGAACCTGGCCGAGCTGCGACGTCGCAGCCAGCACGGCACGTTCAACATATACACAACACTCAAAGCTGGTGTTTCGTGCCTCACGGCGATTCGCGGAGTGCACGACCTTGGGCTTGTGCATCGCGACATCAAGCCGTCGAACTTTGTTACCGGGCTGCCAGGCACTTCACACCACACCACGTGCTACTTGATCGACTTTGGGCTGGCCCGTCGCTTCCGCCGCTCGAATGGCGAAATTAGACCGCCACGCGAAAATGCTGGCTTTCGTGGCACAAGCCGGTACGCCTCTGTCGCCTCGCACCATCATCAGGAGCTGGGCCGCGTCGATGACCTGTGGAGCTTACTCTTCATGCTCGTAGAGTTTGCCACCGGCACGCTACCGTGGCGGAAGTACAAAGAAAAGGATGACATTGGACGCTGCAAGGAGGAGTCGATCAGCCCGCATCTCGTGCGCAATCTGCCACGAGAATTTCAGCCCTTCTTAGCTCATTTGCAGACGCTCCGCTACGAGGATGAGCCGGATTACGACCTGCTTCTCACTCTCATGTATCGCGCTCTGGAGCGTCGTGGCTACCCAGCGAATAAGCCGGTCGAGTGGGAGATCGACCCATCGATAGCGGACTCCGGGATCGACGCTGGGGGAGCAGCTGTGATCGACATAGCCGCTAGCGTCCCGCACGGCCCTGTGGCTCGACCTCAAGATGCGAGCCCGGCACATGACGTCGTGGGAAATGGACACTTGGTCGAGGGCGGCGCTAGCGGCAGGCCCCCACATGTAGGTCCCCATCGGACAGCACCACAGCCCGGCGATGTCGAAATCGCTTCACAAGAGGCTGTGAACACACCCCTGCCCTCAGGTTTGGCGAATGGCGCAACTGCGTGCAAATATCCGGCCGAAGCTGTGCATCTGCATAACAGTGGCACAATACGTGTGAGCGAGGTTGATGTTGGTGTCTCAGGCGCGGGTCAGGATAGTGTGCACGTCAACGCAGCGCTTAGTGTAGATGCCTCCATGCAGAATCAAAGGCAACTTCCGCAAGGAGGGACTCCCGACATTCGTTGTTGTATAGGGGCGCTTGCCATCGACAGCAGTGATACACCGCGCCCACCATTGAGCTCGGTTGAGTATAACCCCAAAGATTACTCTCCGTTCGAAAACGGTCTTGAATTGCACAATCGCCCCCCTGCGCCTGTTTCCCATTCTCACAATGCGGCAGCTCCCAATGCCAATCGAGCCATCGACGGCTCAGCAGCTGGGCCCTCAGCGAACTCAGCGCTGCAATCGAAATTTTTTAgacagcggagagaggagacCGACAACCACAACGGGTTAAAGCTTCACACCAATTATGAGCTGCACGCCAACGACCGTGACCCGCTAGAGGGCAACAAAAGGGGGTCAGTCCTACCGTCGATACGAATGGGCGGTCGCACCACTGACCTTGACGCCGATCTGGAATGCAACGAGCAAGGAAAGACacagaaagggaaggaaagcAGGTGGACGCCCAAGAAGAAGTCACGTTGCGAATGCGTTGTCATGTAG